In Halanaeroarchaeum sp. HSR-CO, one DNA window encodes the following:
- a CDS encoding PstS family phosphate ABC transporter substrate-binding protein, whose amino-acid sequence MTQDAARLSDVVSRRKFLVSSGVAGTLALAGCTSNTDGDDGGDGNDGSGGDGNDGSGGDGNGGSGGDDNGNGGADTLSGSVVISGSSTVFPVSDAMAEQFMEQHPEVNVTVDSTGSGGGFENHFCPGDADINGASRPVKEGEIDHCGENGVEAVEFHIASDALTMAVNNDADWVDSMTFDEMSQIWREDGAEKWSDIRDEWPDEPFELYGPASTSGTYDWFNENVIGPDHAHTAQHEPTEEDNLIVQGIKDSEYAMGYFGYAYYNENADAVKAISVAAEEGDEPGAPSLQAAKEGTYPMARPLFIYGSEQSIQEKAQVYEFLDFYLEKAETDMVREIGYVPSSVEMRDENLATLEDVAGN is encoded by the coding sequence ATGACGCAAGATGCGGCGCGTCTGTCGGACGTGGTATCGCGGCGAAAATTCCTGGTGTCCTCCGGTGTTGCAGGCACGCTGGCACTCGCAGGCTGTACGTCGAATACTGACGGGGACGACGGTGGAGATGGCAACGACGGTAGCGGTGGAGACGGCAACGACGGTAGCGGTGGAGATGGCAACGGCGGTAGCGGTGGAGACGACAACGGGAACGGCGGGGCCGACACCCTTTCAGGGAGCGTCGTCATCTCGGGCAGCAGTACCGTCTTTCCCGTCTCGGACGCGATGGCCGAGCAGTTCATGGAGCAACACCCCGAAGTCAACGTGACCGTCGACTCGACCGGTAGCGGTGGCGGGTTCGAGAACCACTTCTGCCCCGGCGACGCCGACATCAACGGTGCCTCGCGTCCCGTCAAAGAGGGAGAGATCGACCACTGTGGAGAGAATGGCGTCGAAGCGGTCGAGTTCCACATCGCGAGCGACGCGCTGACGATGGCCGTCAACAACGACGCCGACTGGGTCGACAGCATGACGTTCGACGAGATGTCCCAGATATGGCGCGAGGACGGCGCAGAGAAATGGTCGGACATCCGCGACGAGTGGCCCGACGAACCGTTCGAGCTCTACGGACCGGCCTCCACGTCCGGTACCTACGACTGGTTCAACGAGAACGTGATCGGGCCGGACCACGCCCACACCGCCCAGCACGAGCCGACGGAGGAGGACAACCTCATCGTGCAGGGCATCAAGGATTCCGAGTACGCGATGGGGTACTTCGGCTACGCGTATTACAACGAGAACGCCGACGCGGTCAAGGCCATCAGCGTGGCCGCAGAGGAAGGCGACGAGCCGGGTGCACCCAGCCTCCAAGCCGCCAAAGAAGGCACGTACCCGATGGCCCGCCCGCTGTTTATCTACGGCAGCGAGCAGTCGATACAGGAGAAGGCGCAGGTCTACGAGTTCCTCGACTTCTACCTCGAGAAGGCCGAGACCGACATGGTTCGTGAGATCGGCTACGTCCCGTCCAGCGTCGAGATGCGCGACGAGAACCTCGCCACCCTCGAGGACGTCGCGGGGAACTGA
- a CDS encoding SDR family NAD(P)-dependent oxidoreductase, translating into MDYGLEGNAGLVLASSRGLGKASATALANEGVNVVVNGRDEDTLATTVAELRETARGDVVGVTGDITDLAAIETLVETTVAEFGGIDHLVTSAGGPPRQGFESVTDEEWYAAYDLLVMSVVRSIRASLPHLRESSGTIVNITSRRTKEATPSNVLSSSVRMAIPGLMKALSRDLAPEIRINTVRPGPFKTSRNDPESWERKRQPVPLDRVGEPGEFGDVVAFLCSERSSFVTGASIPVDGGASHATL; encoded by the coding sequence ATGGATTACGGACTCGAAGGAAATGCGGGGTTAGTTCTCGCCTCGAGCCGGGGCCTGGGGAAGGCCTCGGCGACGGCGCTCGCGAACGAGGGCGTGAACGTCGTCGTCAACGGACGGGACGAAGATACGCTCGCAACCACCGTCGCCGAACTCCGGGAGACCGCGCGTGGCGACGTCGTCGGGGTGACGGGGGATATCACCGACCTGGCTGCGATCGAGACCCTGGTCGAGACCACCGTCGCGGAGTTCGGTGGCATCGATCATCTCGTGACGAGTGCTGGCGGCCCGCCCAGACAGGGATTCGAATCGGTAACCGACGAGGAGTGGTACGCGGCGTACGATCTTCTGGTGATGAGCGTCGTCAGGTCGATCCGGGCGAGTCTCCCGCATCTCCGCGAGAGCAGTGGCACGATCGTCAACATCACCTCGCGCCGGACGAAAGAGGCGACGCCGTCGAACGTCCTCTCGAGTTCGGTCAGGATGGCGATACCGGGACTGATGAAAGCGCTGAGTCGCGATCTCGCCCCGGAAATCCGGATCAATACGGTTCGACCAGGGCCGTTCAAGACCAGCAGAAACGATCCCGAGAGCTGGGAGCGAAAACGACAGCCCGTCCCCCTCGACCGGGTTGGTGAGCCGGGAGAGTTCGGCGACGTGGTCGCGTTCCTCTGTTCGGAGCGGTCGAGTTTCGTCACCGGCGCCTCGATCCCGGTCGATGGTGGAGCGAGTCACGCGACGCTGTGA
- the pstA gene encoding phosphate ABC transporter permease PstA → MKNETSTRTSSAGTFDGTQSVGRLRGRLFELLTLGSTVFGLLMVAFLLVYVFNDALRPFSADTGWHLVVFATVVAPSLGLAAYYYARDPPAGEVAVASVGIPLVGLVTGAGIAVLFIEIVTPAEWTGLLLGLGAGVGTISAHRRLRPDAALERLFVVLIAPAVATVGVPQLSVDATVRTPLTGTELFDVAFSTPKLLPGVPELFGSLPILPVEWVLLIGSVTVPVAVLFGRSISVRRDDGRGFVECVVASVAVVTAGVFLAPQMGLDAENWVVLATATLIPTGTYLESVIRRRVGISGLAFPVVLVAGVVIAALLVRTFGFAGPNPWLDWGFLTSPTSRTPEKAGIYPPLVGSVMMLVVIIVAVFPVGVGAAIYLEEYAPDTGVAGRVVDLIEINIGNLAGVPSVVYGLLGLSLFIKGMGLRSGIVIVGGLTVGLLILPIVIISAQEAIRAVPDSLRKASYGMGATRWQTTRNVVLPRALPGILTGTILALGRAIGETAPLLMIGAASSVRLAPNGFFDKFSAMPRQIFAWSSEFDADFRFGVLAAGVVTLLVVLLLMNGTAIIIRNKYQRGD, encoded by the coding sequence ATGAAAAACGAAACCTCCACACGAACGTCCAGTGCTGGCACATTCGACGGAACCCAATCAGTCGGCCGACTCCGTGGCCGACTGTTCGAGCTGCTTACGCTCGGGTCGACGGTGTTCGGCCTCCTCATGGTCGCGTTTCTGCTCGTGTACGTGTTCAACGACGCTCTCCGACCCTTCTCCGCCGACACCGGCTGGCACCTGGTCGTGTTCGCCACCGTCGTGGCCCCATCGTTGGGGCTCGCGGCGTACTACTACGCCAGGGACCCGCCCGCAGGCGAAGTCGCAGTCGCCAGCGTCGGGATTCCACTCGTGGGGCTGGTCACCGGGGCCGGTATCGCCGTGCTGTTCATCGAAATCGTCACACCGGCGGAGTGGACCGGACTGCTCCTCGGACTGGGCGCGGGTGTCGGCACGATATCCGCCCACCGTCGACTGCGACCCGACGCGGCTCTCGAGCGACTGTTCGTCGTCCTGATCGCCCCCGCCGTCGCCACCGTCGGCGTTCCACAGCTCTCGGTCGATGCCACCGTGCGAACGCCGCTGACCGGGACAGAACTGTTCGACGTGGCGTTCTCGACGCCGAAACTCCTGCCCGGCGTTCCCGAACTGTTCGGGTCGCTCCCGATACTTCCGGTGGAGTGGGTGCTGCTGATTGGGTCAGTGACCGTTCCTGTCGCGGTGCTCTTTGGTCGCAGTATTTCTGTCCGGCGAGACGACGGCCGCGGATTCGTCGAATGTGTAGTCGCCTCGGTCGCCGTCGTCACTGCCGGCGTGTTTCTCGCGCCCCAGATGGGCCTCGACGCCGAGAACTGGGTTGTCCTCGCGACCGCGACGCTCATTCCGACGGGAACGTATCTGGAGAGCGTAATCCGACGACGTGTGGGGATCAGCGGCCTCGCGTTCCCGGTCGTGCTCGTCGCAGGCGTCGTCATCGCGGCCCTGCTGGTCCGCACGTTCGGTTTCGCCGGCCCGAACCCCTGGCTGGACTGGGGCTTTCTCACCAGCCCGACGTCCCGAACACCAGAGAAAGCGGGCATCTATCCGCCCCTCGTGGGCTCCGTGATGATGCTCGTCGTCATCATCGTCGCGGTGTTCCCCGTCGGCGTGGGCGCAGCGATTTACCTCGAAGAATACGCCCCGGACACGGGAGTTGCCGGCCGAGTCGTCGACCTCATCGAGATCAACATCGGCAACCTCGCCGGCGTTCCGTCGGTCGTCTATGGCCTGCTCGGGCTCTCGCTTTTCATCAAAGGAATGGGCCTGCGCTCCGGTATCGTCATCGTCGGGGGGCTCACCGTCGGGTTGCTCATTCTCCCGATCGTCATCATCTCCGCCCAGGAGGCGATTCGCGCCGTCCCGGATTCCCTGCGAAAGGCGTCGTACGGTATGGGTGCCACGCGATGGCAGACCACCCGGAACGTCGTCCTTCCACGAGCGCTCCCAGGAATCCTCACGGGAACGATCCTCGCGCTCGGACGGGCCATCGGCGAGACCGCACCGCTTTTGATGATCGGGGCGGCCTCGAGCGTCCGACTGGCGCCGAACGGCTTCTTCGATAAGTTCAGCGCGATGCCACGACAGATCTTCGCCTGGTCCTCGGAGTTCGACGCGGACTTCCGGTTCGGCGTGCTGGCAGCCGGCGTCGTCACCCTGCTCGTCGTCCTGTTGTTGATGAACGGGACGGCAATCATCATCCGCAACAAATACCAGAGAGGTGATTAA
- a CDS encoding rhodanese-like domain-containing protein — protein MVEPVSPAGVRNTIDSATPVAVIDIRPSLDYVEGNIKESTWVPRAVIEDRLPDVVPNPQTPVILCDDHGERADDDARWLERLGYATVDYLDGGLAAYRAAGYDLVEAEDGVHATAFHYESKEFGEVVANAESLPKIGPKELASIAEDVTIVDVRNPPEYDRYGSIPGSINVEGVDLALFAEAVRDAEEPLVVHCAGRTRSIIGTATLRALGFDEVYELENGTMGWELEGYELAAGSERVRDRKIPADRYRDLQEKTTALLQNTSVEWLSPAELDRIEDTVESTQSVYVFDVRTDDEYSAEHHPEAISVAGGQLIQTAGSHIGVRTGEIVLISNSHVRSAITAYWLDRMGYPNVSVVRGGLSAWKEHGGAVATGRPKTSLGDEIVEQAAATISPAELIEWRATDEVEIIDVRDRAAYDDGHIAGAGWASRYELEAVLAGAEHTGRIVITCADGDVSRRAIAQSSIQGTAGDPAVELVAVRGGVAAWVEDGHPLETDVPRYLSDDREAVPKPYSQGREAMKRYLEWEENLVEG, from the coding sequence ATGGTAGAACCCGTTTCACCGGCAGGTGTCCGAAACACCATCGATTCAGCCACTCCAGTCGCCGTGATCGATATTCGACCATCACTCGACTACGTCGAGGGGAATATCAAAGAGAGTACCTGGGTACCACGAGCAGTTATCGAAGATCGACTGCCAGACGTCGTCCCCAATCCACAGACACCGGTCATCCTCTGTGACGATCACGGCGAGCGTGCCGACGACGACGCGAGATGGCTCGAACGGCTTGGGTATGCCACGGTCGACTATCTCGACGGAGGGCTGGCCGCATATCGTGCGGCAGGATACGACCTCGTCGAAGCCGAAGACGGCGTTCACGCGACGGCGTTTCATTATGAGAGCAAGGAGTTCGGGGAGGTCGTGGCGAACGCCGAATCCCTGCCCAAGATCGGGCCCAAAGAGCTTGCATCGATCGCCGAGGACGTCACGATCGTGGACGTCCGTAATCCGCCGGAGTACGATCGGTACGGGTCGATTCCAGGTTCGATCAACGTCGAAGGCGTCGATCTCGCGTTGTTCGCGGAGGCGGTACGAGACGCCGAGGAACCGTTGGTCGTCCATTGCGCGGGGAGAACTCGGAGTATCATCGGAACCGCGACGCTTCGGGCACTGGGGTTCGACGAGGTCTACGAACTCGAAAACGGTACCATGGGGTGGGAACTCGAGGGGTACGAACTCGCGGCGGGGAGCGAACGGGTCCGGGACAGAAAAATCCCCGCCGACCGGTATCGAGACCTCCAGGAGAAGACGACAGCGCTACTCCAAAATACGTCGGTCGAGTGGCTCTCCCCGGCTGAACTGGATCGGATCGAGGATACCGTCGAGTCCACCCAATCGGTGTACGTCTTCGACGTCAGAACCGACGACGAGTACAGTGCAGAACACCATCCTGAGGCGATATCGGTCGCCGGTGGGCAACTCATCCAGACGGCGGGAAGTCACATCGGCGTGCGAACGGGGGAGATCGTGCTCATCTCGAATTCCCACGTCCGGTCCGCGATCACCGCTTACTGGCTTGACAGAATGGGGTATCCGAACGTAAGCGTCGTTCGTGGCGGGCTATCGGCGTGGAAAGAACACGGCGGAGCTGTCGCCACGGGGCGGCCGAAGACGTCGCTTGGTGACGAAATCGTAGAGCAGGCGGCAGCGACCATTTCACCAGCCGAACTGATCGAGTGGCGAGCGACCGACGAGGTGGAGATCATCGACGTCCGCGACCGAGCGGCGTACGACGACGGCCATATCGCCGGGGCGGGATGGGCATCTCGCTACGAACTCGAAGCGGTACTCGCGGGGGCTGAGCACACTGGCCGCATCGTGATAACCTGTGCCGATGGCGACGTCTCCCGTCGGGCAATAGCCCAATCGTCGATCCAGGGAACCGCGGGGGACCCAGCTGTCGAACTGGTGGCTGTCCGGGGTGGAGTGGCCGCGTGGGTCGAAGACGGCCACCCACTCGAAACGGACGTCCCCCGATATCTCTCGGACGACAGGGAGGCCGTCCCAAAACCGTATTCGCAGGGGAGAGAGGCGATGAAACGGTATCTCGAGTGGGAAGAGAATCTCGTCGAGGGCTGA
- a CDS encoding AbrB/MazE/SpoVT family DNA-binding domain-containing protein has protein sequence METRKIQQVGGGTYTVSIPVHWAEDHGIRAGATAYLYTHRDGSLVVRWNEKERSELSSTEIELENVDATVVERIVRSAYTAGFTQIQFHNASGITSPQRRTIDGCTRDLAGLEITDESDHQVTVRGLLNADDVSIRQSTDQLKYITLSMYEAAVTLLADGASESEHISHRTDEVERHRRLIRRHFNRSLLDMTELDELGVTRARLSEFDALAGQLASVAARAVTIARTTTRSEYPIPEALSEELTTIGADAGQVVDTAASAVLEDASAELAHSALDASTEIVRSARDVQPAGPDRPPEVVHATTRIIDTVEQTVGHGQRIAELALQSEFRP, from the coding sequence ATGGAAACCAGAAAGATCCAACAGGTCGGTGGAGGGACCTACACCGTCTCGATACCGGTTCACTGGGCGGAAGACCACGGCATTCGGGCTGGAGCGACGGCGTATCTCTACACACATCGGGACGGCTCACTCGTCGTTCGGTGGAACGAAAAGGAACGCAGCGAGCTCTCCTCGACGGAGATCGAACTGGAGAACGTGGACGCGACCGTCGTCGAACGAATCGTCCGCTCGGCGTACACGGCGGGATTCACCCAGATACAGTTTCACAATGCGTCCGGCATCACGTCCCCACAACGACGGACGATCGATGGCTGCACTCGTGATCTCGCGGGTCTCGAGATCACCGACGAGTCGGATCACCAGGTCACCGTTCGCGGCCTCCTGAACGCCGACGACGTGTCGATTCGACAATCCACCGACCAACTGAAATACATCACACTGTCGATGTACGAAGCGGCCGTAACGCTCCTCGCGGATGGGGCGAGCGAGTCCGAGCACATCAGTCATCGAACCGACGAGGTCGAACGGCATCGTCGCCTGATCAGACGGCATTTCAATCGGTCCCTGCTGGATATGACGGAACTCGACGAACTCGGCGTGACACGCGCTCGGCTCTCCGAGTTCGACGCGCTCGCCGGGCAGTTGGCCAGCGTGGCTGCTCGTGCGGTCACGATTGCACGGACGACCACGCGAAGCGAGTATCCCATCCCAGAAGCGCTATCGGAAGAGCTGACGACGATCGGTGCGGATGCTGGCCAGGTCGTGGATACGGCGGCCTCGGCAGTACTGGAGGATGCGTCCGCCGAACTGGCGCATTCGGCGCTCGATGCGAGCACCGAGATCGTGCGGTCGGCGAGAGACGTACAGCCGGCGGGGCCTGACCGACCGCCCGAAGTGGTCCACGCTACGACACGCATTATCGATACTGTCGAACAAACTGTGGGCCACGGACAGCGTATCGCGGAGCTAGCCCTCCAGAGCGAATTCCGACCGTAG
- a CDS encoding MFS transporter, which produces MNQNDRSISLFVMVSHAVVHTYELSIPILMVIWLSEFGLSTTVLGAGVAVGYGLFGLGSLPSGILVDRFGSRDLVMVGLGGMGVSFVVLSMARGIVTIVIALALWGIAASIHHPAALALISTGVEEQGTGFAYHGMAGNFGIAFGPLLTAILLLVFDWRLVTVLLAVPAGVAILYAFSASFDQTAAVDSADIDPDDGGPASFAEFVASSRSLFTLGFLLAMFIVMMNGLFYRGTLTFLPDVLTGLLPPVVEQYSLFEPGSTLAEEFKPASYLYAGLLTVGMAGQYVGGKLTDRIPTEIGLTVIFAVLAIIAVSFVPVAAAGIWALIAISATFGFFLFALQPMYQATIAIYSPPGGRGLSYGYTYLASFGIGALGAAIAGSLLSAFSVHRTFVLIGVFPVIGAALGLMLYRSGDQLVN; this is translated from the coding sequence ATGAACCAGAATGATCGGTCGATATCACTATTCGTCATGGTCTCCCACGCGGTCGTCCACACGTACGAACTCTCGATACCGATCTTGATGGTGATCTGGCTATCCGAATTCGGCCTCTCCACGACCGTTCTCGGCGCTGGCGTCGCCGTCGGGTATGGGTTGTTCGGGCTGGGCTCTCTCCCCTCCGGCATCCTGGTCGATAGATTCGGGTCCCGTGACCTCGTCATGGTCGGTCTCGGCGGGATGGGCGTGTCCTTCGTCGTCCTGAGTATGGCCCGGGGGATCGTGACCATCGTTATCGCCCTCGCGCTCTGGGGAATCGCCGCCAGCATCCACCATCCGGCAGCACTCGCGCTGATCTCGACCGGCGTCGAAGAACAGGGGACCGGGTTCGCCTACCACGGGATGGCCGGAAACTTCGGCATCGCGTTCGGGCCCCTGCTCACCGCGATCCTCTTGCTCGTATTCGACTGGAGACTGGTAACCGTCCTGCTGGCGGTTCCAGCCGGTGTCGCCATCCTCTATGCTTTCTCCGCCAGTTTCGACCAGACTGCTGCCGTGGACAGTGCCGACATCGACCCCGACGACGGTGGGCCCGCCTCGTTCGCCGAGTTCGTCGCGAGTAGCCGGTCGTTGTTCACGCTTGGCTTCTTGCTGGCGATGTTCATCGTCATGATGAATGGATTGTTCTACCGCGGAACCCTGACGTTCTTGCCAGACGTCCTGACCGGACTGTTGCCCCCCGTCGTCGAGCAGTACTCGTTGTTCGAACCCGGTAGCACGCTCGCCGAGGAGTTCAAGCCCGCCTCCTATCTGTACGCTGGCCTGTTGACCGTCGGCATGGCCGGACAGTACGTCGGTGGGAAGTTGACCGACCGCATCCCGACGGAGATCGGACTCACCGTGATCTTCGCCGTCCTGGCGATCATCGCAGTTTCGTTCGTGCCGGTCGCGGCGGCGGGCATCTGGGCGCTGATCGCTATCAGCGCCACCTTTGGATTCTTCCTGTTCGCACTCCAGCCGATGTATCAGGCGACGATCGCCATCTATAGTCCCCCCGGTGGTCGTGGGCTCTCCTACGGGTACACGTACCTGGCATCGTTCGGTATCGGGGCCCTCGGCGCCGCAATCGCAGGCTCGTTGCTCTCTGCATTCTCCGTTCACCGGACCTTCGTCCTCATCGGCGTCTTCCCCGTGATCGGAGCGGCCCTCGGACTGATGCTCTACCGATCTGGGGACCAGTTGGTGAATTGA
- the phoU gene encoding phosphate signaling complex protein PhoU: protein MPRREYQESLEELRSDIQQLGELVVERFDRSLAALEDTDVKAAKSVIEGDDQINQRYLELESRCIDLFALQQPVAGDLRFIAASFKILTDIERIGDLARNLAQYALRVERQPNSEVAIREIGTAARELVADALDAFGTEDAATCHRIADRDDHIDALCHSASERVVRDLIEREATADDPWSVEQVLDDVSVVLLTIRDLERVADHGVNIAARTLYLVENDPELIY from the coding sequence ATGCCCCGACGCGAATACCAGGAGTCCCTCGAAGAACTCCGGTCTGACATCCAGCAGCTCGGCGAACTGGTGGTGGAGCGCTTCGATCGAAGCCTTGCCGCCCTCGAAGACACCGATGTAAAGGCCGCGAAAAGCGTCATCGAGGGCGACGACCAGATCAATCAACGCTATCTGGAGCTGGAGTCGCGATGCATCGACCTCTTCGCCCTCCAGCAACCGGTCGCGGGCGACCTTCGGTTTATCGCCGCCTCCTTCAAGATCCTGACCGACATCGAACGGATCGGTGACCTCGCGAGAAATTTGGCGCAGTACGCACTGCGTGTAGAACGGCAGCCCAACTCGGAGGTCGCCATCAGGGAGATTGGCACGGCGGCGCGGGAGCTGGTTGCCGATGCCCTCGATGCGTTCGGAACGGAGGATGCTGCAACCTGCCACCGTATCGCCGACCGGGATGACCACATCGACGCGCTTTGCCACAGCGCGAGCGAACGCGTCGTCCGCGATCTCATCGAACGAGAAGCCACGGCTGACGATCCCTGGAGTGTCGAACAGGTTCTGGACGACGTTTCGGTCGTCCTGCTAACTATCCGTGATCTCGAACGAGTCGCCGACCACGGCGTCAATATCGCCGCGCGAACCCTGTATCTCGTCGAGAATGACCCGGAGTTGATATACTGA
- the pstC gene encoding phosphate ABC transporter permease subunit PstC, giving the protein MSNESTRLQLSGGQKRRAARERLYRWILFLSAALSVVITVSIVAALAVDAVAFFRMVEPVAFFTGTEWITSREQFGVLPLVTGTLLVTIVAGLVAIPVGVGAAVYLSEYATPRAKSVLKPGLEILAGIPTVVYGYLALIYLTPFLRTFGLDLGTFNVLSAAIMVGVMIIPMVSSLSEDAMSAVPDSLRQAGYALGATKYEVSTGVVIPAAVSGIFASFILALSRAIGETMIVVMAMGLRPRLFDLTSPLESLSESGQTMTSAMVQAVTSDVGAASPTYKSMFALGLTLFAITFLMNFLSNVVARHYREEYQ; this is encoded by the coding sequence ATGAGTAACGAGTCGACGCGGTTGCAACTGTCCGGCGGCCAGAAGCGCCGTGCGGCCCGGGAGCGGCTCTATCGGTGGATCCTGTTCCTGAGTGCCGCGCTGTCGGTGGTCATCACTGTCAGTATCGTCGCCGCGCTCGCTGTCGACGCAGTGGCCTTTTTCCGCATGGTCGAACCAGTTGCCTTTTTCACCGGCACCGAGTGGATCACCAGTCGCGAGCAGTTCGGCGTCCTCCCGCTGGTCACGGGAACGTTACTCGTAACCATCGTCGCCGGTCTGGTCGCCATTCCGGTCGGCGTGGGCGCGGCCGTCTACCTCAGCGAGTACGCGACGCCCCGTGCCAAGTCCGTTCTCAAACCCGGCCTGGAGATACTCGCCGGCATCCCGACGGTCGTCTACGGCTATCTCGCACTCATCTACCTCACGCCATTCCTCCGCACGTTCGGACTCGACCTCGGGACGTTCAACGTGCTCAGCGCCGCGATCATGGTCGGTGTGATGATCATTCCGATGGTGTCGAGTCTGAGCGAAGACGCGATGAGTGCCGTGCCTGACTCGCTACGGCAGGCCGGCTATGCGCTCGGAGCGACCAAGTACGAGGTGTCGACGGGAGTCGTCATCCCGGCGGCCGTCTCCGGTATCTTCGCCTCGTTCATCCTCGCGCTCTCGCGAGCCATCGGCGAGACCATGATCGTCGTGATGGCCATGGGGCTCCGGCCACGCCTGTTCGACCTCACCAGTCCACTCGAGAGCCTCTCGGAATCGGGACAGACGATGACCTCCGCCATGGTGCAAGCGGTCACCAGCGACGTCGGCGCGGCGTCGCCGACCTACAAGAGCATGTTCGCGCTCGGGTTGACGCTGTTCGCGATAACATTTCTCATGAACTTCCTGAGCAACGTCGTTGCCAGACACTACCGGGAGGAGTATCAATGA
- the pstB gene encoding phosphate ABC transporter ATP-binding protein PstB, with product MTNGISSTDGEAGGIVHEPESSGPSTDEATVGGGEQTPNTDPGPAVIESRNLTVSYGDKTALDAVDISIPSHQVTAIIGPSGCGKSTFLRSLNRMNDLIDAARIEGELSFDGTDIYGEDVDPVALRRRIGMVFQHPNPFPKSIYDNVAYGLRVQGDTENMDERVEQALKRAALWEEVEDKLDKSALDLSGGQQQRLCIARAIAVDPKVLLMDEPASALDPVATAKIEDLIEELASEFTVVIVTHNMQQAARISDTTAVFLTGGKLVEYDDTDQIFENPQNQRVEDYITGKFG from the coding sequence ATGACAAACGGAATTTCCAGTACTGACGGCGAAGCCGGCGGTATCGTTCACGAACCCGAGAGCAGTGGGCCGTCGACGGACGAAGCGACCGTCGGAGGCGGCGAACAAACGCCCAATACCGACCCGGGTCCGGCCGTGATCGAATCCCGCAACCTCACCGTCTCCTACGGCGACAAAACGGCACTCGATGCGGTCGATATCTCGATCCCGTCACACCAGGTGACGGCCATCATCGGGCCGTCGGGCTGTGGGAAATCGACGTTTCTCCGGTCGCTCAACCGGATGAACGACCTGATCGACGCCGCGCGTATCGAAGGAGAGCTTTCGTTCGACGGGACCGATATTTACGGAGAAGACGTCGACCCGGTAGCGCTCCGACGACGGATCGGGATGGTATTTCAGCACCCCAATCCCTTCCCCAAGAGCATCTACGACAACGTCGCCTACGGATTGCGCGTCCAGGGCGACACCGAAAATATGGACGAGCGCGTCGAACAGGCGCTCAAGCGAGCGGCGCTCTGGGAGGAAGTCGAGGACAAACTCGACAAGAGTGCCCTCGACCTCTCGGGCGGTCAGCAACAGCGACTGTGCATCGCTCGAGCGATCGCCGTCGATCCGAAAGTGCTCCTGATGGACGAACCCGCCTCGGCGCTCGATCCGGTTGCCACGGCGAAAATTGAGGATCTCATCGAGGAACTCGCTAGTGAGTTCACCGTCGTCATCGTCACCCACAACATGCAACAGGCCGCCCGGATCTCCGATACGACGGCCGTATTCCTCACCGGTGGAAAGCTCGTCGAGTACGACGACACGGATCAAATCTTCGAGAATCCCCAGAACCAGCGCGTCGAGGACTACATCACCGGGAAATTCGGGTGA